A segment of the Corythoichthys intestinalis isolate RoL2023-P3 chromosome 16, ASM3026506v1, whole genome shotgun sequence genome:
gagcagcatgtcttgtcataccgcagctcaataggctacaagcgcCGGGTGACAAACTCGAATCTGGCTTTGGGCACGGTGATCTTGAATGTAAAcgttcagtgttagcggctgttgttcacttaccgacatcacagtccacagccaactctagccgTAATTCTCGGGCTTCTTGTCgcccttttaaaaacttcatttttttttctcgttcacctcAATGATCTTaatctctttttcttttcttcgcaCCCGATTTATGATGACTCGCCATGTTTggagtttataacaatgacagattttaatttcccatttcagggcacgtacgttgtgtagccttgagtgcgccagagcggggtcaaaccattctcggcTAAGACAGTGGGGGTAGGGTGGAGGGGGatgttgtgcaaaaaaaggaaaaaaatatatattttaatatgttaaagtttttaggtatatatcgagtagaacataatatttaatcagacaataatttgaatttaaaaaaaaaaaaaaaaaagagagatatgtgaatgtaaagtaaaataaattgagGGTCATttggggcccctatggtcctgaggcccaggacaacatacccggttcACTAGTTCACCTATtattcaactactaaaataatcgatagctgcagccctagttcaatgtacttatttgtggatttagcattgaaaagagatgcatataagacatgttttttttttacttttttccccaaagtataattaaaaaaaaaactttaatgtaaatatatacactatattttaataaatagtttttaagtactacaaatgtgataattataagttttaaacgtgtaactgtcccaccgaattatttttgaaaaggaacaacatagaaaaatgcttgtctttattaaatgcttcatgagtgagtccactcgaaTCCCCTCACGCTGCtcatttacacacaatgagttgccacagcaagtgtttaacaagctaaacaatgATTAACGCATGCAAACATTAgcgcctgtcaatcattgttaactttaacaagtgcactcctgaccaagaaaagcagcaggagagtgagactacgtgatcgggacaGCTTTATAAAAtactatatttatttatctattgaaaaaaaaaaaatccgcgatgcactgagggtgcaaagtttgaagcgtgaagtggcgagggatcactgtgtacAAACTTTTTATTTGTGACACTGTATTAGTCTGGCAAAAGGCAGCTCGCCAGGTTTATAAAAACTGGGCTGGCCCTTGGCACGTCAAATGGACatctatggcagccaatgagttcgtaAACTAGAAAGGTGCTGCCATAATGAATGATTGCTATTGGATATTGCTGAAGAATGTATGTTGGCAGGAAGTAGACACAGATAGAGAAAATGGCGGGCGCTGTTCGATAAGTGTTTGTCATGGTAGCTCAGTCAGCATTATGagtgtaaaatgacatttcctgTAGTCAGTGCATTTTGTGTGAAACTCTATTTTTCTTTCAGGTCTGGATGCTGACCATTGAGGCTCGTCCACACCGGATTTTCTTCCCGCGCTAAGAAAACTTGCCGCCATGCCGATCCTCAAGCAACTGGTGTCGGGCTCGTCACAGAAGACGCGGCGTTCCCGCAGCGACCTGACTCGCGAGATGATCAGCGCACCACTGGGCGACTTCCGCCACACAATGCACGTGGGCCGCAGCGGCGACGCTTTCGGTGACACCTCCTTCCTGAGCACGCGCTCAGGCGAGCCCCCTGCCCAGACCGCCTCCTTCCCTGGCTCCCCTAGGCCGGGTTTGCTTTCGCGCACCTTCCGGAGCAGCAAGCGCTCCCAGTCCACGACCCGCGTAGACCACCCTCCTGCAGTCTCCGAAGGCTCGCCGACTTATGTGAAGAACGCCATGTCGTTGCCGTTCCTCAACGACGACGTCGGGAGCCCGTCGCAGAGTCCGCTGAAGCAATCCGGGGACAGCGTCGCCGCCACGGCTAACGCCGTGCACTTCCTAGAGCTGGAGGAGCGCCGTTTCGGGGAACCCGGCGAGCTCCCCGAAAGATGGAGCCCCCCAGACGGCGGGATGAAGCACGCCGAGTCAGTCATGTCCTTCCACGTGGACCTCGGGCCGTCCATGCTGGGCGACATCCTCGGCGTTATGGAGAAGGAGGATGACGATCTCGGCTACGAGGAAGGAAAAAGCAGCGAAGGCCGCGCCTCCCCACCTCTTAGCGCCCACGAAGACGACGACCGCGCCGAAAAAATGGCAACCTCGACAGTAGAGTACACGGAAGCGCCTCCAAGACCCGAGCCGGAGGGTCCGTACACCCCCCGGTACACTCCGGAGGTCCTCCCCAAACACTTGAGGCAAGCGGACAGCTGCTCTGTATCCAGCTCTGGCTCGGCCGCCCTGGACGAGAAGGCCCACGTGTATGCAGGAGACACGGACAGCGCCACCTTCAGTGCCCCTCCAGAAGAGGAGAGCAACTTCTCGTCTTTCCTAGACGACGATGACGACGATGAGATTCGCGTATGAGAAACTCTGGAATGTTGTTTACATAAAGCATCGCGAGTGGGAATCAGGAATCTGTTTTTCCTGCCCCCTCCCCTCTTCTCACTTTGAATATGGAACATTCCAGAAGAGGGCCACCGAGGACAGCTTGGAAAGGAAAAAACATAGTTTCCCCCAGCGTCTCGCATTCGACACGTCCCGCCACAAGATAACCGCGTGGCTTATTTCTCAGCCTTTGGAATATAGTTGACAAGTGCCAGTGTCGCCGCATCCTGTGGAATTCTTCTCTTTTTCCGCTCGGCAGCTGTGCATTCCAGACTGGAAACAAGACCCGAATAGAGGATGTCAAGTGTAAAGCGAGACGTTTCCACGCAAAAGTGCAAATGTGTTCGTCTCAAAGCCGCAGTCATGTAATTTCTctggtaacacattatttgacagtggcgtcataagagcgtcataattatgatatgacaccgtcatgaacattaatgaatgcttatgacggatgtcatgaagtgtcatttggcaatttGTCAGTTTTGAAAGGATTATGTAAAtggggttagtgacataatatgccggatgacacttcatgacatctgcataagcatttattaatggtcatgacagtgtcatgtcataattatgactgtcttgtgACACCACTGTAAAATggtgttgccaaaaaaaaaaaaaaaacattcaattttGGGGCGTTTTTGGCTGGTGAAagggtaacacttaatttgacaatgggttcataagactgtcataagaccgtcataattatgacatgacactgtcatgagcattattgaatgcttatgacagatttcatGAATTGTCATTTGGATTTCAAAGatgtaaatggagttagtaacataatttgccggatgacacttcatgacatctgtcataagaattCTTTAATATACATgacggtgtcatgtcataattatgactgtcttgtgAAACCACtgtaaaatatacaaaaaaaaactctgACAGTGGGTTCatgaaactgtcataagaccgtcataattatgaaatgacactgtcatgagcattagtgaatgcttatgatagGTGTCATTTGGATTTAAAAGctgtaaatggagttagtaaggcggatgacactttatgacatctgtcataagcattcatgaatactTATGACTGTTTCACGTCATAACTATGaccatcttatgacagtcatatgataccactgtcaaaaaaagtattacaaaaaaaaaaactcataaaattttagggctgttttgGGCCGTAGaaggttaacactttatttaacagtgggttcataagactgtcataaggccatcataattatgatatgacactgtcatgagcattaacgaatgcttgtgacagatgtcacaaagtgtcatctggcaaagttATCATGAcgtggcaaattttgtcaccaactccattatTTCCAGTCCGGATCTTTtccatccatttaaaagtgacaATTTGCCATATTTGGAtataaaagtaaatatttaagtaaataattatgacacgacactgTCAAGAGcactaatgaatgcttatgacagatgtcatgaagttTCATTTGACAATTTGTCATTTTAAAAGACGtaaatggagtttgtgacataatttgccagatgacacttaatgacatctgtcataagcattcattaatcctCATGACATtggcatgtcataattatgacagtgatatgatgccactgtcaaatgaaatgttaccaaaaaaagtaattacattttggggcggtaaaactttatttaacagtggggtcagaagactgtcataattatgacgtgacactgtcatgagcattaatgaatgtttatgacagatgtgaTTAAATGTCATTTGGCGATTTTTCATTGTAAAAGATGTAAATggattagtgacataatttgccagatgacacctaatgacatctgtccataagcattcatttaatAGTCATGAaagtctcatgtcataattatgatagcgGTATGATACTGTCAaatgttaccaaaaaaaaaaaagaaaccaataaattttggggctttttttggtGTAGTAaaagggtaacactttatttaacagtggaTTAATAAGACCATCATAGTTGTGACACGACACTGTTATGAGcactaatgaatgcttatgacagatgtcccgaaggttcatctggcaaattatgttaactttgaatggatttaaaataCGTAAATGAGTTAGTGACATGATTTGCTGGATGACTGttcatgacatccgtcataagcattcattattgctcatgacagtgtcatgtcataattatgactgtcttatgacagtcacgtGATGCCacagtcaaatagtgttaccaaaaaaaacCTATTTTTGGGTGGTAAAAGGTTAACACTTTATATAACAGTGGGgtcataagacggtcataaatatgatatgacactgtcatgagcactaatgaatgcttatgacggctgTCATGAAGTGTCTACTGGCAAATTGtgccactaactccatttacattttttaaaatgacaaattGCCAAATGACGCTTCATGAcatcggtcataagcattcattaatgctcatgacagtgtcatgtcataattatgactgtcttatgacagtcacatGCCacagtcaaatagtgttaccaaaaaaaacTCTTTTTGGGTGGTAAAAGGTTAACACTTTATATAACAGTGGGGTCATAAGACggttataattatgatatgacactgtcatgagcactaatgaatgcttttatgatggatgtcatgaagtgtcatctggcaaattgtgccactaactccatttacattttttaaaatgacaaattGCCAAATGACGCTTCATGAcatcggtcataagcattcattaatgctcatgacagtgtcatgtcataattatgactgtcttatgacagtcacatGCCacagtcaaatagtgttaccaaaaaaaacTCTTTTTGGGTGGTAAAAGGTTAACACTTTATATAACAGTGGGGTCATAAGACggttataattatgatatgacactgtcatgagcactaatgaatgcttttatgatggatgtcatgaagtgtcatctggcaaattatgccactaactccatttacatcttttaaaatgacaaattgccaaatgacacttcatgacatacgtcataagcattcattagtgCTCTTGAcagtgtcgtgtcataattatgactgtcttgtgACACCATTGTCAAACGAAGTGTTCCCATTTCTCTGATATATCTAACATATATTTCATTGGTTACATTGCTaccgacagacgtccaattcatttgaagggcTGGCGGCCAATGATCGTTCAGTCGTAACAGTTCAAACAAATTTGACGTGAATCGCCGTCACTGTTTTAAACTCTGTTGTTGGTACAATTGGGAGAACAAAGGTGACAGGCCCAATTAAATCCAAGTTGTCAGTTTTCGTTCATCCCTTTGTTTGTTTTATGTAAATGCAGAAGCAGCAAAAGATAAGTTTTGGATTTGCAACTTTGCATCACCACATCGTGGTCGTTGCATCACGcttgtgaaaaaaatacagatttgTGCGGTGGCTGCACTTTGGTGAAAAGTGCCAAAATATATTGTTGTTCTTGTTAGTACACCAAAAAGAATTTTGTTAATGATTGGGAGACTCCCACTTCCATGTAAAAGGATAATCACTAAATTAATATAACACTACTGTGTATGATGAAGGTCCgtgtacatttttgtgtgtgtgccagGGGGGCTTTTTGTCCTATGCCTTACCTTTACCTTTCTAGCTTTTTCTTCCCCTGTATGAGCTAATATAACctatatttttcaataaaagAATTTGTGATCATTCATTGAAGTATGTTTTGTCGTCCCAGAACGTTAGGAGGCGGTTTAGTCCTTTTGTGATGAAGATAAACAAAGCAGTTTCCTGCAGGTGGGACCCTTCAACGTGGAAGGAAGTAATCGAGTTGCGGCCGGACGCGTCTGGTAAGTGTGAGCTCATGAGTGCTGACAGCGACGAGTCATGAATAGGAATTGGCACAGGTTGACCGGAGTCTATTCATGGAAGCGTCTGATTGGATGTCAGAAGATAAATGAGACCGTAGAGatgagttaaattttttttaataagtggAAATTGACACTTTCTACTCATgtgtaataattagggctgaaaaacgattaaaattttcgatcgagttaatcacagcttaaaaattaattgtaattaatcgcaattcaaaccatgtataaaatatgccatatttttctgtaaattattgttggaatggaaagataggacaagatggatatatacattcagcatgctgtatataagtactgtatttgtttatgataacaataaatcaacaagatggcattaacattaacattctgttaaagcgattaatggatagaaagacttggagttcttaaaagataaatgttagtacaagttatagaaattttaaaacccctcttaatgttttaattttaataaaatttgtaaaattttcaatcaaaaaataaactagtagctcgccactgTTGATGTGAATAATGACACAATGCTCAGTGCTTAAACTTATAAAACCAGtcacaccaaagcgccagcagagggagacaaaaaacacaagtaacaagtcatcacactgtgctgtcattttaatctgtttgagtggggcatgtgcgttaattgcgtcaaatattttaacgtgattaattttgaaaattaattaccgcccgttaacgccataattttgacagcccttgtaatttattatataaaagtaaattgaactcaacatttttagtGAATTGACACATTTTACTCATGCGTAGTAATTTATTcattacataaataaataaattgaactcaacatttttaattaaccggactttagtttttttttttttttttttttatgtacaacccctagcaaaaagcatGGAATCACCAGTTTCGCACGAGCATTCTTTAGtattagcaccacctctggcttttatgatagCTTGCGGTCTTGAGGTAtgaacttgatgagtattcttcatcaatttggtgccaactcactttgattgcagttgcaagATCATCCTTGTAAttgccaccacaggttttcaatagggttgagatctgggctatttgcaggccatggtaTTGATTAAATgagtctccaaggaatgctttaacagtttgagctctgtggcatgatgcattgtcatcttggaaaatgacaaacatattttcaattgaagggataaaaaAGCTGtttaatttcaatgtaaacttatgcatttattgaagatttaaccacagccatctccccagtgcctttgcctgacatacaGCCCTATATCGTCAagaactgagggaattttgatgttttcatcaGGCAGTCATttctgtaaatctcactggaacagcaccgaacaagagttccagcatcatcaccttgtccaatgcagattcttgactcttgacaaggtgatgatgctggaacttttgtttggtgctgttccagtgagatttacaaaaatgTCTGCCTGGAGAAAACCTcagaattccctcagtccttgatgatatggggctgcatatcaggcaaaggcactgggtagagtctggctgtggttaaatcttcaaaaaATGCAGGTAATAAACAGTAAAACAAGCCTTGAattgagttcatcactagtggATATCAAATTCTTTTAAACTGGGagtgtggcagcgaatgaatacaTTCTtctatggcagtcaatggcaactGTCATTTTGTGACATTTCAGGTCatgtgctgttgattttcagtaacttcctgttgattttgggacatttctgggtcacttcctgttgattttgtggtaaagaacaggaagtgaccctggaatctccccaaatgaataggcagtgatttaaactcaacaggaaatgacctataaatgccacaAAAACCGGAAAAATTGGCTGCGAATAGTTTGGTTTCGAATGAGACCctattctagtggaagatttttgtagaaattattattattattattattagggttgttccgatcatgtttttttgctcccgatccgatcccgatcgttttagtttgagtatctgccgatcccgatatttcccgatccgattgcttttttttttttttttttttttttgctcccgattcaattccaatcattcccgataatttttcttgatcatatacattttggcaatgcattaagaaaaaaatgaataaaactctgacgaatatatacattcaacatacagtgcataactactgtatttgtttattatgacgataaatcctcaagatggcatttatattattaacattctttctgtgagagggatccacggatagaaagactttgactttgtatattgtgactaaatattgccatctagtgtatttgttgagctttcagtaaatgatactgaaggccatgcccaaatgcatgatgggaagtggaaccatgactgtgcgtagtgctaccagttCATATATCTCCTCTGCGATGGGATatgacataaggtgttaagaaaaagatcaattgctaccttgcttcccatgatacatct
Coding sequences within it:
- the LOC130904683 gene encoding cdc42 effector protein 4-like, whose product is MPILKQLVSGSSQKTRRSRSDLTREMISAPLGDFRHTMHVGRSGDAFGDTSFLSTRSGEPPAQTASFPGSPRPGLLSRTFRSSKRSQSTTRVDHPPAVSEGSPTYVKNAMSLPFLNDDVGSPSQSPLKQSGDSVAATANAVHFLELEERRFGEPGELPERWSPPDGGMKHAESVMSFHVDLGPSMLGDILGVMEKEDDDLGYEEGKSSEGRASPPLSAHEDDDRAEKMATSTVEYTEAPPRPEPEGPYTPRYTPEVLPKHLRQADSCSVSSSGSAALDEKAHVYAGDTDSATFSAPPEEESNFSSFLDDDDDDEIRV